The segment ACTTTTTTAAATTTTTAAAGAACTTCCTAATGCACACTTAAAATTATTAAACACATGCTCGCGCATAAATGCTTTTTAAGATTTGTAAAAATTAGTTATTCAACAACCTAAACTATGTGATATGTAAATGATTTTAGCAAACTAGGTAAAGTAAAAAGTGTTAATTGTTTTATATTAACTATGTGATATGTAAATTAACAATTCAGATAACTGTTTTTGAGTTAATCCATGTTTTATATTAACTATGTAATATGTAAATTTTGATTACTTTAATACACTTATACATGGGATTACCCGTTTTATATTAACTATGTGATATGTAAATAGCTTTGTACTTACTGTAATATTTGCTCCAAAACCGGGTTTTATATTAACTATGTGATATGTAAATATATAGCAAGTGCGGATTATCAAAAATTGATATATCAGTTTTATATTAACTATGTGATATGTAAATTAGCTTTGTCACTAGTTCTAAATGTTAATCTTTTTGGTTCTTTCCAATGTTTGTTGAGTAAATATTTAATTTATGATAAAATTACTTATAATTTGATAATACTAAGGAGTTTTTTATGGATGAATTTATAAAATTATTGGATGAAAATCTTGATTACATTAGTCATAAAATTATAGATGATACTTTTTATATACAAGATCAAATAATGATGTTTTAAAGTGGTTAAAGAGTTATCCTAACATTAAAGTAGTTTCTAGAGATGCTTCTATTACATATAAAAATGCTATTTCTAAAGCTCATCCATCTGCGATGCAGATTAGTGATAGATTTCATATGCTTAAAAATTTTACGGAGTATTGTAAATAATATTTAAATAAATATTTTAAATCTCAAGTTATGATAAATAATAGTAATTCTAATAAACAGGAAATGAAAAATATCATAAGTAATTTCCAAAATGAAAAAGCTTTAAAAGCAAGACAAATGTTTAATGTGGGCATAAAGAAAACTAAAATTTGTAAAATTTTGAAATTACACATAAAAACCTTAAATAAAATTTTAGAACTGAGCGAATTAGACATAAATTATTATGGTAAAAGTAAGCTTCGAATAATTAAAGAGGAAAAAGCAAAAAACAAATTAGAAATTATTAATATAGCAAGAGAAATGAAGAAAAAATCTGTACCTGTTGCTAGAATAGCTAAAGCGCTTAATTTGGACAGACGTACTATAGATAAATATCTGGATGAAAAAACCACTGGAATAAATCCACGACTTGGAGTTAAGAGGAAAAGTAAATTAGATGCATATGTAGATTCTATTAATAGCTTAATACAAGTAGGTTCAACTTCAAAAGCTATATATTCAAAAATAAAAGACATGGGATATACAGGCTCTGAATCTTTGCAGAAATGTGTAATAGAGATTATTTATATTAGCTAACTACTTGACACAAGTAATTATTGCGTTAAAATATAAATGCAAAGATAAAAACACAGTTCCGGTTGGTAGTCCGGACGCAGTGAAAGCTGTCAGTAACCTGCCTCCTTGGTTGTCCGTTCTTTGTTGTAAGACAAAAGGAGGAATTGTTATGGATAAAACTTCATCAAAACTGACAGTGTTTTTTGAGAAACCTTTTTGGGTGGGGCTCTTTGAACGTGAAACAGATGATAAATATGAAGTATGTAAAATTGTTTTTGGAGCAGAACCAAAAGATTATGAGGTGTATGACTTTATTCTGAAAAGCTGGTATAAGTTGCGATTTAGTAAAATCATAGAAGTTGAACGAATAGCTGAGAAGCTTATCAATCCTAAACGTATGCAGCGTAAAATAAAAAAGAAATTAAAGAATGTTGGGAGCGGAACAAAAGCGCAACAAGCGTTAAAACTTCAATACGAGCAAGGAAAGCTGGAGCGTAGAACTCGTTCTCGTGAACAGCGAGAGGAAAAGAGAGAGCGAAAGTTTGAATTGCGACAAGAAAAACGTAAAGAAAAACACAGAGGACATTAGTTTCTCTGTGTTTTTGTATTATGAGAGTACCGTTCCTAGTAAATATATAAAAGATGGAAAATCCAAAATTTAGGAGTATAAAATAATAGAAAGAATTTGTTTTACAATATGCATCATATATAAGGCTTAAAATATAAAAAGTATATATCAATAGAATAAAATAGGTAAAATAGAGTATGAAAAATAATAAATAATATTCAAAAAAGAAGGGAAAATATAATAAATGTAGAATATATTATTAAAAGGGTGGTGATTTCATGATCGATGATTTAATTAAAAGAGGTAGATCATATAAAAACAAATTTACAAAGGAATATAATTTAGGAGCAGAGCATTGTATAGATTCAAACTTAGAAAATGAATATTTAAAATGGCTTTTTAAAATCGGAAAATTTGTTGAGTCTAAATTAAAGAGTAAATTTCCTAATACAACATCTCAAATACTCAATATGGTAAATAAAAAAAGTACTTATAGCATCGATTATAGTATTATAATGGGATACTTAGAATCAGCAAAACAGTTTGGTTATTAATACTTCAACTAAAACGTTCAACGTAGATTAATATATCTATGTTTATAGATAATATAATGGAAAAGAACTTACTTAGCGTAGGTTCTTTTTTATTAAGAAAATCATTTATAATGTGTAAATTTTAGTATATAATTCTAATTAGTAAATTAAGAATTTAAGGAGAAAATACAATGGCAAAAGATATATTTGAAGCATATTTCAATGCAAATCGTCAAGTGGAGCTAGCAAAAGAACAATTATTTAAACATGAAATAACAGGAGATAAATTTAAGGTAAATCAACTAAAAAAGCAATATGAAGAAGCTTTAAAAATTAAAAA is part of the Clostridium botulinum genome and harbors:
- a CDS encoding YjdF family protein codes for the protein MDKTSSKLTVFFEKPFWVGLFERETDDKYEVCKIVFGAEPKDYEVYDFILKSWYKLRFSKIIEVERIAEKLINPKRMQRKIKKKLKNVGSGTKAQQALKLQYEQGKLERRTRSREQREEKRERKFELRQEKRKEKHRGH
- a CDS encoding transposase, producing the protein MKVVSRDASITYKNAISKAHPSAMQISDRFHMLKNFTEYCK